The nucleotide sequence GGATTATATCTACGGACTTGTAGCTTGTTCTTCCGCATTAAAGATCCCTACCACTGCATTCCAAAGATTTCAGATCTCTGTAGCGGGTTTCTTGCGTAAGATCGCACCTTCCACCACTTTGGACGCGAACCTGGATACAAGTTTGGTCAGTAGGGACCCCGAAGTGGTGAAGAGTTATATCGAAGATCCTTTGGTTCACGGCAAAATTTCATTCTCCATGGGTTACGAATTATTCCAACAAGGAGCCTTAGCGAATAGAAAGGCGGGTATCTTAAGGACTCCTATCCTGATCTTGCACGGTTTGGCAGACGGGATTGCGGACCCTGCGGGGAGTTTAGAATTTTATAATCATTTAGTTTATAAGAACAAAAGAATGAAGACCTATAAAGGATTCTATCACGAACTTATGAACGAACCGGTAGGAGAGAGAGATAAGGTCTTAAAAGATATCAAAGAATTTATGGATTCTTTGGTCCCGGAAAGGGCAAAGTCTTCCGCCAAGAAGCGGAGTGTTAAGAAAGTTACAAAGTCAAAACCTTCTCCTAAAAAGAAAACTTTAGCAAAGAAGAAGTAAGTCCTTATTAAAATCCGGAAATAGTAAAATTGGTCGGACAAATCGGACGCTGGAGTCCCAAAATCCGTTGGAGCTGTGCCTAAGAGGTCCAGCTCCTCAAGCCCGGAAACCAAATAGTTATTTATAATTTTGATTTTCGGAACGAACTATAAGTAATCGTAAAGGAAAGAAAGAATAAGAAAGAAAGTATTCCGATCACTCCATAGATCGTCTTTTCGGTAGATACGAATATACTTCCGTTATTGATCTCTCGCTCTTGGTTTGCAGATTCGTTGATCGGTTCTCCTCCGATCACGGAAAGAGTGATCTCATACTGAGGTCCCGCATAACTGACTATATTCGAATTCACATCAGGAGGAGCGTCCACAGAAACGGGACGTGTACCCTTCTGCCCGATAAAAGAAACCTGCATATCCTTGGGCTTGGAAAAGATCACCTTCTCTCCTTCTTGACTCTCGAATAATAATCTGTCCTTGAATTGGGTAGGGGACAGATTGGTCGAAGGGATCACGTAACTTACAAATAACTGAGAAGTCCCCGGAAGGATTGCCCTATCGATGACCCAACCGTTTTTCCCTTTGGTCAATTGGATCGGGATCGCCATCTTATTCGTACTTTGGGTCAATTGGGCGCTGACTTCCAAAGCTTCCTCGGGCACATACACTTCCAAAGGATCGTTCGGGTTCTGAAAACTTTTAGGCGGAATCGTATTATTTGTAAGGATCGATACTTTAGAAATTACTAATGCGTCTTTTTCTCTCACTACCTGGAGTAAGGATTTGGTTTTAACTACGGAACGATCTAGAGTCTTATCGTAAACTGTTACCTCTTGCGGCCGAGACCTCATCATAGGCACCGGAGGGATCATCTTATTATAATTTACTCCATTATAAGTCACTTGCAACAGAATAGGAAGCCCATCCGGAGCATTGATCTTAGGAAGTTTAAAACTTCCTCGTACAGGCCCTTGGTCAGGAAGAGGTAAGGGCATCATCTGTCTTTCCAATGCGAATAAACGAATACTTTCCGCGGAACCCGGGCCGCCCGTGCTTCCGTTTTTGAGGACTATCTGAAGTTCCAGTTCCTCCCCGAACAAGGGAGATAGGCTAAAACATATAAAAAGAGAAAAGAATAGGATTAGGAATTTATTCTGCATGGGATCGATTCCAATGTTTCTTATCCCCTGAAAAAGGGAAAGTCTTTCCGTTCTGATTCTTGTAATCGAAATCTCTAAAATTGTGGACGAATGTGGGGAATTTCGTTAGAAAGGATGCCCAAGAATCGATACAAATAGAAAGAGGTCGCCTTGAAATTATTCAAAAGAATCCTTATCGTTTTGCTGAGTGTTTTCACTATATTACTTCTGCTGGTTTATTTTTCCACATTCCATCCTTCGGACTTGGAATCGGTACAAGTAAAATGTGAAGAAGGTGCGCCGAGCCTAGAATCTTCCGAACCGATCAAAGTATTATCTTGGAACGTGCAATATTTCGCAGGAAGGAATAGAGTATTTTGGTACGATGTTCCGGACGAGACCGGACCGGATACAGGACCTTCTAAAGAAGAGATTAAATCTACTCTTAAAAAAGTGGCGAGTGTGATCTTAGAAAGAGATCCGGATTTCGTTTTATTCCAAGAGGTGGATGACGGAGCTAAAAAAACGTACTCGGAAAATCAATCCGAAAGAATTATGCCCTTACTCTCCGATCGATATCCATGCCAAACGGAAGCGTTCTATTGGAAGGCGGGTTTTGTTCCTCATCCAAAGATCATGGGCTCTGTGGGGATGAAGCTGACTATATTCAGTAAATATAAAATACTTTCCGCGACTCGGCACCAGCTTCCGACACCTCCCGCCGATCCTATTACCAAACAGCTGCAATTAAAACGTGCGATCTTGGAAGCTTCGATAGACGTAAAAGATAAAAAACCTCTGATCCTTTTAAACACACATCTGGATGCGTTCTCCATGGGAACCGATACGATGCAAAGGCAGGTTGCATTTATTGAGAACTTACTGGATAAATTGGATTCCGAAAAATTAGAATGGATATTAGCGGGGGATTTCAATCTTCTTCCTCCCGGTTTTTCCAGAAAACAATTACATCCTAATGGAGCATTCTTTTACAGTGACGATGAGGAAATTGCACCCTTATTCAAAAAATGGGATTCGACCGCAAGTGTGGAAGAATTGAACGGACCAAATCGGGAAAAATTCTATACTCATGTGCCGAATGATCCTCAGATCGCAAAGCCGGATAGAACGATCGATTATATCTTCTATTCAAAGGGAATAACTAAAAAAGAATACTTAGTGTTACGGGAAGGAGAAGCCTCCGAATCCAGTGATCATCTTCCCTTAGAGGCGGTATTCTCCTTGGAATCTCGTTAATTTTTGATCGGACAAATCCTTGCTCTTTTCTTAGAGGACAAGAATTTGGAAAAAAACGAAAGATAGGGCATTATGAGACCGTTTAAAATTCTGGGCGTACAACAAATCGCAGTCGGCGGAGACAGTAAGGATAAGCTCAAAAAATTTTGGGTGGATACTCTCGGATTGCAGAACATTGGTTCTTTTAGAAGTGAAAAAGAGAACGTAGACGAAGATATCCTACAGATGGGCAAAGGCCCCTATGCTGTAGAAGTCGATATCATGGAACCAGTGGATCCGAACAAAAGTCCAAGAGTCAACGATCCGAAGTTAAATCATATCGGACTTTGGGTGGACGATATCCATAAGGCAGTGGAATGGCTGACTGCACAAGGAGTTCGTTTTACCCCCGGCGGTATTCGCAAAGGAGCCGGAGGTCACGAAGTGACTTTTATCCATCCTAAAGGGAATGAGGAATTTCCGATCTGCGGAGAAGGGGTTCTTGTAGAACTTGTCCAGGCACCCAAAGAAGTGATCGAAGCTTTAGGTTAATAAGAATTAAAAAAGGATCTTTTCGGAGATCCTTTTTTGTATATTAGGATTATTTAACGCCTTGCAGAAAGTAAGTGTGCATCGGGCCTTTTCCTTTAACCTCGATCACACTCCTATCTTCGAAATTATATTTATCTTTTAAGGCAAGAAAAACGGACTCTGAAACATGGATCCTTCCCGTTGCGCCGTGCGATTCCATCCTAGATGCCGTGTTTACCGAATCACCCCATAGATCGTATACGAATTTATTCTTACCGATCACTCCGGCTACAACCTCGCCGGTATGAAGGCCAATCCTGACATTAAACTCGAATTCAAGCTCGGGTTTTAATTCATCCAAACGATGTAACATATCTAATGCCGCTTGGGCTGCCTTATGAGCGTGATCTTCCGTCGGGACTGGAATACCGCCTGCGAGCATATAACAATCGCCGATCGTTTTAATTTTTTCTAATTTATATTTGTCGGCAATCACGTCGAATTCCGTAAAAATACGATTTAAGATCTCTACAAGCCTGGTTGGAGTTTGTATCTTAGTCGTAAGCTTGGAAAAACCTACAATATCTGCAAAAAGTACGGTAGAAGAAGGGAAATAATCCGCGATCACTCCTTCTCCTCCTTTTAAACGGTCCGCAATACTTCTTGGTAAAATGTTCAAAAGTAAATTTTCGGACTTTTGTCTTTCTTCTTCTATACTTTTGTTCAGAACCTCGATCTTTTCCAAAGAATCCTTTAATTCTTTGTTTCTTTTGGAAAGTGTCCTATAAGCATCCGCATTATCCACACCGATCGCTACATAGTTTGCCAATGTTCTGAGAATATTCAGCTGGTTGGGCTGGAATGCGTTTTTGGAATAACTGTGAACGGTGAGTATTCCGATTAGACGTTCTTCCACATGTAGTGGGAAGTATAATGCCGACTGTGAATTTTCTCCGAAATGTTTTCGGATGTCCGCCAAATAATTCGGAAAATCCTTTTCGATATCCAGAGTGATCAGTTCTTTTTGTTGTTTAACACAATAAGAAGAAGGGTTATCCTCTTCCAAAGAATCCACGGACGGAGCGG is from Leptospira sp. WS58.C1 and encodes:
- a CDS encoding endonuclease/exonuclease/phosphatase family protein: MKLFKRILIVLLSVFTILLLLVYFSTFHPSDLESVQVKCEEGAPSLESSEPIKVLSWNVQYFAGRNRVFWYDVPDETGPDTGPSKEEIKSTLKKVASVILERDPDFVLFQEVDDGAKKTYSENQSERIMPLLSDRYPCQTEAFYWKAGFVPHPKIMGSVGMKLTIFSKYKILSATRHQLPTPPADPITKQLQLKRAILEASIDVKDKKPLILLNTHLDAFSMGTDTMQRQVAFIENLLDKLDSEKLEWILAGDFNLLPPGFSRKQLHPNGAFFYSDDEEIAPLFKKWDSTASVEELNGPNREKFYTHVPNDPQIAKPDRTIDYIFYSKGITKKEYLVLREGEASESSDHLPLEAVFSLESR
- a CDS encoding alpha/beta hydrolase; this encodes MAYQHKEFFFQSSRDNTKLYGQAWTKSGANRVIVFCHGFGEHSGRYSNLIQYFKDSDVSFYGLDLRGHGKSEGKRGHASGFEAFVDDLADFVHEVRKKEQKDKILLLGHSMGGVVVIRYALEGINQDYIYGLVACSSALKIPTTAFQRFQISVAGFLRKIAPSTTLDANLDTSLVSRDPEVVKSYIEDPLVHGKISFSMGYELFQQGALANRKAGILRTPILILHGLADGIADPAGSLEFYNHLVYKNKRMKTYKGFYHELMNEPVGERDKVLKDIKEFMDSLVPERAKSSAKKRSVKKVTKSKPSPKKKTLAKKK
- a CDS encoding adenylate/guanylate cyclase domain-containing protein, translated to MEKSETSNSKEQNTFFEQEFKLLSDVQSFLEDPNTKEDPKQKLKTLVGSYESLLKQSSKIMKIGDSTQHRLLKTQEALTDSNIMLEAAYMDLKLVTEIGKIITSSLEPKIIIQSVYENTKSIVPMDVLAFGIYDEEKKEIKYKFCVIDGRYVPAPSVDSLEEDNPSSYCVKQQKELITLDIEKDFPNYLADIRKHFGENSQSALYFPLHVEERLIGILTVHSYSKNAFQPNQLNILRTLANYVAIGVDNADAYRTLSKRNKELKDSLEKIEVLNKSIEEERQKSENLLLNILPRSIADRLKGGEGVIADYFPSSTVLFADIVGFSKLTTKIQTPTRLVEILNRIFTEFDVIADKYKLEKIKTIGDCYMLAGGIPVPTEDHAHKAAQAALDMLHRLDELKPELEFEFNVRIGLHTGEVVAGVIGKNKFVYDLWGDSVNTASRMESHGATGRIHVSESVFLALKDKYNFEDRSVIEVKGKGPMHTYFLQGVK
- a CDS encoding VOC family protein, which encodes MRPFKILGVQQIAVGGDSKDKLKKFWVDTLGLQNIGSFRSEKENVDEDILQMGKGPYAVEVDIMEPVDPNKSPRVNDPKLNHIGLWVDDIHKAVEWLTAQGVRFTPGGIRKGAGGHEVTFIHPKGNEEFPICGEGVLVELVQAPKEVIEALG